The genomic window GGTGTTGTATGGTTGAGACCAGTTGTCTGTGGTCCTGCTGTGCCAGGTTGCGCCGTCCGGGGACGAGTGGCCTGGGCTGAGTGTGGACGGCCGGAGGACAACTTGCAGGATCGGAGTCGACCGGGAGTTCGTTGAGAGGAAGATGGTTCTTAGGATCGGTGTCTCGGCCACCAGGGCCTTCCACGCCCTGTCGATCGCGTGGATGTCACACTGACAGGAGAGTTTGAGGCAGAAGCTGGGGCAGAACACCTTGCCCTGGGTGTTCTGCCACACCGAGAGCATGTGCACCTGCATGGGTGACGCAGGCAGCACTTTCTCAACTGCAGACCGATCAATTCCGTGTTGCCGCAGCGTGGCCGGGAGGTCGAGACCCTCGGGAACTTCAGATCCTCGGGTGCCCTCAGTTCCGTCGATTGCTGTCTCCGTCGGCGAAGGTCTTAGCTGAGCGTCCGTGACGAGCCGAGCTATGTCAGTGATAGAGCCGGCCTTGAGCATGTCGCGGACCCGAACGGCTATCCCCTTCTTCCGCAGAAGTGATCCCACCTTGATGGCGCTGATGgagtcgaggccgaggtggtaGATGTTATTGCTCCTCCGGATCGTCGCCGCAGGTACGCCGGAGACCTCACCCAACACATCTCGGATAACTTCCTCCAAGGGGGACCAAGCTTCTTGCCCCCCGTCCCCTGGTTCATGTGTGTGCGACGTAGTCAAAATGTCGTCTGCGCTCCGAAGCAACACCGGCGGCTGCCCGCAAATCGAGACCCATTTCCCCCAGAACTCGACAACTTCGGCAGCTGGAAACCGCACAAAATACGCGAGGAGCTGGTCGAGTTGCTTCAGAATACGGGTCGCGGCATCTTGGCTGATCCCGAGGGCGATCCTCCAGACCAGCCCGTTCTCCGTCATCTCCATCTCCACGCACATGGGGTATTCCACGGCCGACGACCCGCCAACCGACTTCATCCAATTCTCACGGCCATGCTGGAAGGACGACGAAAAAGTTCGCTGCTGGACGAAGAGGGTGTTGAACAGCGGTCCGTTGGCCCGCGCAAGCTTCAAAGCTTCCCGCAGCGGAAAGTTCTGGTATTGAAGCAAGCCGGTCGCGTTGTCCTGCATGTACCGCAACCAGGACGAGATGGTGCCGTGCAAAACGCTCCTCACCGGGACCGTGTTCATGGTGGGGAACACGAGTTTCTCCATTTCCTCCGTGTCCCGGCACGAGAGGACCACCCCGAAAGTGACGTCCAAGGAGCCATGCCTCGCGGCCAGCGCAGCAGCCCAGCATGCTTGCCCCAAGGTCTGCAAGGTCACAGCGTTTGTCTTGCAGAAGGACACAATCTCCGGTGTGGGGAATGAAGAGGTTAGTTCAGCTCGATAGGTCGCGCGCTTTTCCCTCGAATCGACTTCGTGCTCAGGGAACACCGTTGGCGCCGCGCCCTGCAGGTACCCGGACCAGAACGCGGAAGCATCGGGGGCCTCGGGGAAGAGCTTGTCCTCGACCTGCCTGAGATAGCTCTCCATGCTTGGAGGCTGGAAACGGCCTTCGTATGCTTCCTGAACAGCCTGGTGGATTAGCCCGAGGGACCATCCGTCATACAGAGCGTGGGCGATGGACAAGACCAAGAACCGATCGCTCCCCACGCTCACGAAGGCTAGCTGCAGCAGATCGGAACTCCCTGCTCCCTTTTGAGCTCTGAGGGTGGCCCCCTCGCAGACCTTTTCCAGTTCCGCACGACTATCCAGGAGAACATCGCTCATGTGCACTGCTGGTTCGTCCTCGATGACTTGGCAGTAGCAAGCCTTGAGGGATGGGTCTTCGACCGACAGGAACCGGGTTCTCAAGATCGGTGAGCCAGCAATCACGGCCTTCCATGCGTCTTTCAACTTGTGCAGGTCAACAGTCGGTGCGAGCTCCAGGATGTCGTGGTTGAAGTAGCGTTGGAAATCCGATTCGATCATCTCGGTGATCATCGACTCTTGGAGAGGAGTCGCCGGGAGCACGATGGCAGTTTCAGCAAGCTCGACCCGTCCGACCACATGTTGGCGCAGGGCAGAAGTGGCCTCGGAGATGGCGCTGGCCCTTGGACGTCCCCTTTTGTCAAGGCTTCCGATGTTGCTGCCGCGGGCGTCGAGATGTTGCACTATGTCTTGTATGGTCTGGCCTTGCATCAGCTCGCTGGGTTTGATCTCAATCCCACGTTTCCTGAGCCGCGCAGCAAGCTTGATGATGTCAATGctgtcgaggccgaggccgaacAGCGGGGTCGTCTCGGTGACGGATTCTGGGTTGACGGCAGCAAGGGCAGCCATTTCGCTCCGAATGGCGAGAGCCTCCTCCGTCCATGTGAAGCCTGGCTCAGGGTGGCCGTTGACGGACAGGTGCCGGGTTTCCGGGAATCCGGTAGTATCACGGCTCTCTGCAATCGCGTGCCTGTCCATCTCCCCAGGTGATATCCTCTTCGGGGAGCACGCAATAGCATTGCCTGGATTCTCGGCCATGCTACCTAGTGCATGTTCCACCTGGTCCATCATGCTTGACAGCTCATTGGGTCCATACCTCTCCTGCCGTGCCACAAGTAGCAGGTGCAAGGAGTTGTCAGAATCCAGGGTAGCTTCCAACGCCAGCGGATAGTCAGGGTTGGGCTCCGACTCGACGACCTGCCACAAGCCTCTGTGTTGGGTCACAGATTGTTCCTCGCGCTGGAAGGAGAAGAGAGTGTCGAACAGGGGCTTGCCGCCTGAGCACCACCTCTGCACATCCCGTAGCGGGACATGCTGAAAGGCAAGGACGGCGGTGCTGTACTGGTGGCATTGACGTATCAGATCAGCCCATGTTGACCCTGCCTTCCCAGAAATACGAGCATGGAATGGTAGCGTGTTGAAGAGGGGACCCACGACCCTCTCGGCACCATCCAGCTCGATGTTGCGCCCCGAGACGATAATGCCGATTGTCGGGTCGGCGGCATGCTGCCGCGCCAGAACGCTAACCCAGGCAGCCTGCACCAACGCTTGATGGGTGACGGCAAGGGAGGCCCTCAGCTTGTCGAGACTCTCGAACCGGAGCGTTCGCCTGCTGACGGCTGCGGACGTGTTGGTGGAATGGGTTGGGACAGGTTGGAAGGGGGTAGTGCCAGCAAGATGGTCTGCCCAGAATGACGCGGCACTGCGGAAGTCCTGCAACGGCCCGTGACACAAGGCTTCCAGAaaggacggcgccgggggaGAGACGATGTTCTCCCGGGAACCACTGTCCATTGCGGTGTACTCGGCGGCAATCCGGTCCAAGAGCAATGCAAAACTGTTCGCGTCGTAGAGACCATGGAAAATGTGAACAACGAGGGtcctttcttcctttccGTTCATGAGCACAACCTCCCATGGTTGACCGACAACAACCCCCCAGTTCCGAGCAATCCAAGTCGTCTTCGTAGTTTGAACCACTTCCTCAGCACCCGTCTCGGTATCGAGCGACGTCTCCGACCAAGGGACGGCGAGCTTCCTCAGCGCAACTTGAACGAAGCCGTCGGTCGTGCTAACGAACTTGGTTCGGAGGATAGGCAGCCCGTCAACGGCTCGCTGGAATGCCGCGCGCAGTCTCTCAGGTGATACGCCTGGGTCGAGGATAAAGCGAAAGGTGTTGAAGTAGGCGTTCTCGTTTGCCGACCTCGAGATCATCccctgctgcagcggcgagcacggcgcgATATACTCCACCTCGGCCGGTGTGATACCCAGTTCCCTGCAGACGTGCGACCGATGTTTGTGAGCACAGGCTTGCACGTACTGCCGTGCTGCCGCCACCAAGTCCGGCCTGGAGGCCACGCGCTGCTCCTTCAGGGCGCGTGCCAAGTCTCGAATGAGGGGATGGCGCAGGATCAACGATGGGCTGGCTTGCGCGAATCCCTCCTTTTTGAGGGCGCGGGAGAAGCGCAGGACTGAAACCGAGTCGATGCCTAACTCGAAGATGTTCGACTCCGCGGTGATCGAGCGGGCGTCAATGGCTTGCATCTTCGCGGCCACTTCGGAGACCTTCATTTCGATGGCGTCAAGGATCCCGTCGGACCTCCCGACAGCAGGTGACAAGGAGACCAGCTTGTCTTGCCCTAGGGACAGGAAGAACCGGCGCAGTTCCTTGAGCTCAGCCTTGTTGTTCGCCGACAGTGGGATGAACGGCAGCTGCAGCACGTAGGTCGGGACCATGTACCCCGGCAGCCTGGAGCGGCAGGCATCTCTCGCACATTTGCAGAGCTCTTCCGCTTCCGGGCCCTCAACAAGTTGCAGCCGGTCGCCCTTCTCCGGACGTGTCCGCTTGCCATCGGCCACGATGAACGAAACCAGGAAATCCTTCTGCTGCGCTTCGTTGCGCACCACGAGAGTGGCGACATCCTTGACCGAGGCAACTCCTTTTCGGATGGCGTGGTTGATCTCGCCGATCTCGAGGCGCTGACCGCGGAGCTTGACCTGATCGTCGGCTCTCCCAAGAAAATCAAAACAGCCGTCGTGGAGAACGCGCACCAGGTCTCCGGTGCGGTAGACGCGCTCCCCGAAGCGCGCCAGGGTCGGGAACTTCTCGGACGTGAGACCGTCGCGCTTGAGATAGCCCTTGCCGACCAGCCGTCCGGAGACGCATAGCTCGCCCACGCCTCCTCGCAGGACCGGCTCCTCCGTTCCGGGCTTCAACACGTACGACCCAACGTTGATGAACTGCCTGCCGATGTTGGACGCCCGGCCGGTCGTGGGCACCCGGGGATAGACAGTGACGCCGATGGTCGCCTCGGTGGGGCCGTAGAAATTGTAGATGACCCTCTTGGAGCCCCAGGCGTCCAGGATCTCCTGCTTGAGCGACTCGCCGCCGGTGATGAAGACGCCCCTGCAGAGACTGGGAACGTCATCCGGATGCAGCAATCTGGCGAGGCTGGGCGTCAGGTCGATGTGGGTAATGTCCAGGCGGGAGATGGTGCCTGCGAGGTCTTCGAGGATCAAATCGCGAGGGGCGGCCACCAGAGTGATGCCCACGGACCAGCTCCAATACTGCTCCAGGACGGACACGTCGAAGTGTAGTGACGCGAACTGCAACCACTTCGAGTCCGCACTCCAATGGCCCGCAAAGATGTGTTGGAAGGCAAGCATGCACTGGACTGCGTTGTCGTGTGTGATCTGGCACCCCTTGGGTGTTCCCGTGGTTCCCGAGGTGTAGAGGCAGTAGCAGACATCGACAGGTTCCAGTGGCCGAGTGAGCGTCGGAGCATCCGCGTCGCAAGCCTCCAAGAGTGTTGCGTCAACGCCGACAACAGGTACCGAGACCCTAAAGGGGAGGCTgtcctccttcgccttggTGGTGACCAGAACTGAGGCGTTGGAATCTTGGAGGATGAACTCGTTCCTCGACTTGGGGGCTCCTGGGTCCAAAGCGACAAAGGCACAGCCGGCCTTGAGGATGCCCAGGATGCAGAAATAGGCCTCAGGGCACTTGTCAAAGTAGACGGCAACGACAGCCCCAGTTTCAACGAGGGGTTGCAAAATGCGAGCCACCCTGTTCCCACTTTCGTTGAGCTCCTTGTACGTCCACATTCGCCCGACGGGGGCTTCGCCTTCGAAGCTGCTCACGAAATGGAGCGCAATAGCATGAGGTGTCTTGTGCGCCTGGACTTCCACGAACTGATGAAGGAACTTCGTTTTGGTCGGTATCTCCGGCGTTTCAGGCGGGAGGACCGAGAAGAGGTCAGGGCGGGATGTGAAAAGGTCTGATTCACGGCCGCGGGGCTCAAGCGCGAGATGTTGGACTGCGGCGTCGAATTGCTGAAGCAGGAGAAGCCCCTGCTCCTTGTCCAGCACATCGCTAAAGAAGGTGATTCGGTACCCGAGCTGACCATCCTTCCCGGGCTCGACTTCAACCGACACAGGGTactcggcgctggcgcttTCGTGCGTCACCCTCCATGGCCTGTTCACCGGCGTGCCGTGATCGAGCTTTTGGTACACCAGCAGAGTGTCAAAGAGCTTTGCATCCGGACACTTGAGCCACCGTTGTATGCGCGTGAGAGATTGGTGTTGTTGTGAGAAGAGCCCGGCATTGTACTCCAGCATCTGCGTCAGCAGGATGCGGTTAGAGTCGTTGTTAGCTGATATCACAGGCAAGGTGGTGATGCAGGGGAAGACGGCGTTCCGAGTGGTTTCTGTGTTTCGACCGGACAAAACGACTCCAAAGACAACAGCGTCTTCGCCGAGATAAGCCGACAGGACCCGTGTCCAAGCTGCTTGCAGGATCACTTGAACAGTGTATCCAGAGTTCGATGCAGCCCGTTCGAGGTCGGCCAAGGAAATGCTACTCGTACTCGACTCGGCCAGGATACCGCGTGACGGCTGCCGCAGGGAGGTCATAACGGGGAAGCCGTTGATGACGACGCCCTCTGCGTGCTTCTTCCAGAATTCTGCGGAGCTTTCGGCTGCTGTGGAGACCTGGCCTAGAATGTCCCCAACCACTTCCTCAGTCGCAGGCGCTGGAGAGAGTGTCAAGCCGGCCGCTGCCTTTGATAAGTCGTTCAGAACCACCTGCAGGGAGTGGGCATCGTAGATGACGTGATGGATAGCCAGGTGCATCGTTAGTTGCCTTTCTCCATGAGCGATGACGACGGACCACGGCGGCGAATCAGGCTTCTCAGCCGCTGTCCGGCAAGCCTGTGCACGCCAAGCTTCGAGATCGAACGTGCCGCCCATCTCTTCAGGAATGATGGCCAGCCCTGGACTGATCTTGGCCGGTTGGTACTGCACGAGAGCAAACTCGCAATCGTCGTGTTCTACCGGCACGATTGTTGTTCGCAGGATTGGATGCGCGACCACCACAGCCTTCCACGCGTCCTCCAGGGCTGCTGCGCTTATGCCATCTGCCAGCTCAAAATCGATGTGATTGAAGTAGTCGCGGCCGCCCGACCTGATGAACTGCGCCATCATGGATGACTGCAGCGGAGTGCAGGGAATCACAGCCTCGACAGCTTCCAGGTTTATCCCCTGGGCCAAGACCTGTGAGAGGACCTGAGCCTGGAATTTGGCGACGTCGTACGCTACTTTGGCACGCAAGCGATGAGAACCGGTGTCAATGAGTCGGGCAAGTTTTTCACAGGTGGGGTGCTCGATGACATCGCTCGCAGCAACTCGAAGACCGACCTCTCGGAGCATGGAGGCAATCCGTACCGCACTGATGCTGTCCAAGCCGAGTTGGTACATCGTTGTGTGCCGCCGGATCTGCTCCGGCTGGTATGATGAGAGTGTAGCAAAAGCTGTCCGAATAGATTGCTCCGTGGGAGTCCAGGcctcgctgtcgctgtcaGGGGCCTCAGGTGCAGCAGTGTTGCCATCCAGGCGGGGTAGATGCACCAAGTTCAACCTCTCAGCAAGCCCTTGAGGAAGGTCTTCACGGCCTGCGTGGGAGCCCGGAAACCGAAGGCAGTTTTGGATGGCATCACGAAATAAGTCTAACACGAGATCGACAATCCCGGTGGGAAGTGGTTGACTGCATCAGGAGTCAGCGACGGTCTGCTGGACTACGAGCCAAAAGACGAACCTTGGTAAGGTGTGAATTTTGATGCTAAGTTGGTCTATGTGGGTATCAGGTACAACTTCACAGACGAGCGGAAGCTAGCACAGCACTGTCAGCGGCCTGTCCAGCGGTTGCCAATGATTCGAGGCATACTTACATCCATCTCTCCGTCGTCCTTCTCGAGGGACCAAAGAGATTGATCGAGAGCCCGAGGTGGCTGTTGCAAGAGCAACAGAGTATCGAAGTAACGCCGGCCGCCACGCTGCTGGATGCGTCGGAGGGGAGTGAACTGGTATGCCATGAGCTCGATGTTCAGACTTTGAAACGCCTTCATCAAGTCGAGGTTCCGCCGGCAGCCCGAGAGGTCCATGCGGATTGGAATCGTGTTGAAGCATGGTGCCACAAGCTGGTCGATGCCCTCCACTGGCACGGACCGGCCATTGACAACGCTCCCAAAGCAGACATCGTCCGTTTGGAAGAGACGCCCAAGAGCGGTTGCCCACGCCGATTGGCAAAGCCCGAGCAATGAAACACCGAGCTCCTTCAGTCGAGTTCTGATTTGCGACAGCGGAATTCCCAACTCCGAGCTCGACGCCCGAGACGCCGCCTCGGCAAGATCAGAATGCAAGTTGGTCACCAGTTTCGGCTCGTACCCTGCCAGATGTTGGGACCAGAACTGGTCGGTAGACGCCGGCAAGTCCATAGACTGGAGAAGAAAATGCTCGTAagacggaggcggcggcagcgagaaACCATTCACATGCTGTTCGACTTCAAACAAGAGCCGCTCGATCGCCACGCCGTCATAGAGGGCATGGTGGCACACGAAGGACAGGTAAACAGCTTCGCTTTCTGCAATGACGGCGAACGAGACGGCGGGCTCGAGCGAATCGAGTGCCTCGGGCACACCTTGAGCGTGCCGGGAGATGCACTCCTCGatgccggaggaggaggaggcatCAATATCGTGCCAGGCAGGCTGCCATTGTGCGAGCACAACCTGCAGGATCGGCCATGCCGCGTCGTCCGAGGTCACGAAGCACGTGCGCAGTATGTCGTGGCGGGCGCACATGGCGTTCCACGCTTGCTTTAGCCTCGCCAAGTCTCCGTTGACGCGGAAGAGCATGCGATTGAGGTACCGGCCCTTGCCGGAAGAAGTCGCCAGCATTGCTTCCTGCAAGGGCGTGCAGGGCAAGATCGAGGTGAAGGTTTTCCCGAGCATCTCCAGCCGTTGACGGAGTTTCTCAACAAGGGTCTTTGGCAACAAATCTGTGACCGCTTGGAACTTGCCAGGTTCTGAGATGCCCACATTGGGAATCATCCGTGCGAGTTTGGCGATGCTTGGGTTCTGGAGGATGAGTGAGATGGGGAACCGCCTGCCAAGCCCCATCTGAAGCTGTCTGGCTAACTCGATAGCCGAGATTGAATCCAGCCCCAGGGCGGTTAAGGGCGTCCATCTCCGGACATCCTTCTGGCCGACATGCAGAGCCCGTGATACCGCTTCGGCAATCTGCGTTTCGACGGGGGACCATTCTCCGTCATCTGTGATTAACTCGGCGCCGTGGCTGAGGATTGCTAGGGAATCATTCCCCAGTTGCTTGAAAACCTGCGTCAGGCGGGCCCTGTCCAACTTGCCCGAGGCTGTCATCGGAAGAGAGGAGATAGGCACGATGGTCGAAGGGACCATGTAAGCCGGGAGCTGAGAATCGAGGGAGCGATACAACGCCCGGACATCTTCGATGAGCTCTTCGTTGAGATCGAGTACCTTAAACTCGGTCGACTGCCGTTGCTTTGGCACTAGAAATGAGATGATCTGGCCTTGTGAAAGCTCATCCCTGTGAAGAAACAAGCTGGCGCAATCAATTGCATGCTCGGACTGTCTGATGGCCTCGGTGATTTCGCTGAGCTCGACGCGTTGCCCTCGGATTTTGACCTGCTCATCCACCCGGCCAGCGAAAATCAGTGAACCGTCGGGGAGCATGCGTCCGAGGTCTCCGGACCGGTAGACTCGGCCGAGGGTCGGATGGTGGATAAACTTCGCTGCGGTCAGCTCCTCCATGTTGAGATACCCCTGAGCCACCTGGTCCCCACCAAAGCACAACTCTCCCAGGCAACCGAAAGGAACGGGCTGCATGCCATCCCTTTCCAGGATGAAAGCCGAGGTATTGTCGAATGTCCAGCCAAGATGCTGAATGGTCTGATCGGCGTCCATTCTCTTGACGCTGCAGATATTGGTCGTCTCCGACGGCCCATAGCCCTGATAGAGCTTGCCGGCCCACTTCCGAGCAACAGCTTCGGTCATAGCCTCGCCGGCAGTGACGAGGAACTCGACGTGGGGAACTTTCGCCGGGTCAACCAGGGAGGCCACCGTCGGCGTCATGCTGAGGTGAGTGACTCCGAGTTTGCGAAT from Thermothielavioides terrestris NRRL 8126 chromosome 1, complete sequence includes these protein-coding regions:
- a CDS encoding non-ribosomal peptide synthetase, which codes for MQSAAPGTDGALSIVNYPATRLQGPGLLHMLVQHNPQAKHPAIDFLAPGGERVQLSYAELHRASEALALRISALAGLQEDSGLFVVPVLVPQGPGLYITLLAILKAGGAFCPMNLDVPLERAKFILDDVSAKVVITTSEFAARLPADGRSLLIIDSEPLEEPPAMATKHREPKPTDLAYVMYTSGSTGTPKGVGISHDAATQSLLAHDRHIPPFSRFLQFAAPTFDVSVFEIFFTLFRGSTLVSCARSALLNDLPAVIRQMEVDACELTPSVAGSLLRKRENAPGLRLLLTIGEMLTQPVIEEFGGGGDDERPSMLWGMYGPTEAAIHCTLQPAFARDSPVGNIGIPLDTVSAFILAIPEDGNAGHELKVLPRGEIGELAVGGYQLADGYLNRPEQTGAAFIDSPYGRLYRTGDKARMLPDGTLECLGRIADGQVKLRGQRMELGEVEHAALRTEGCHSAVAAVTEATLVLFCAVDEAGEGDISASIMDSCRRWLPGFMLPGDIVVVEEFPRLASGKIDRKRLVAEYRARGPGLPQTVSYKDDLEQRLCDLSSECLGVTVNPHQELSSCGLDSLSAIKLASALRDAGFPVSVVELLEARTISGLRSRLRSASEARVLEPIHQLTDSLDFDVSDIVASHPALSAYAQRIECVIPCTPLQASMLAETMAEPQAYCNWVELHFAGSHTTESIRRCFSQLAKANEILRTGFVHHKGQFLQVIFEAFAQSNFSTTRCRVNEFKMQDDSDFLRPFRVLVDPIAEASGTTVVVQLHHAVYDGWSLDLMLLDLGQLVRGEEPPHRAQFREVAAFYSSMAFRDSCDAAREFWAGTLLGYQPAALPVLNPEVTHSSVVLSTTAPLKINPRAVKAALQQIDCGPQTVFQAALVWLWASMLGSQDVVVGSIQSGRSLPISHIEGILGPCIAAVPLRTDLSQMRTIKDLLLSVHAGNRAALAASVLPLSEIKRSAGIRPAQAVYDVLFIYQESLYSRDQSDNTVRLVAQRDYLETKLLVEVEPREEDLRCRFTFHANVFPESVVQIMADSIEPLVRYILDNLNSELGSMLGAFPQQFLSIFNPHPTTFSGVSDLARAVEQVAAASPDKDAVCFADRISDDTTTTTTITFAELNSTADRIGWHLGQLGVREGEVVAIIMEKSVRLYTSILATLKAGAAYLPLLPSTPVARIETMLRHAEVRFCLVDTAAKETLEERVGCIFIDVQQLNIHALPALSIKPKPNPDRLAYIIYTSGSTGVPKGVCVTQRNMMSNLDVLSRIYPVKHDSRLLQSCSQAFDVSVFEIFFAWSQGMCLCSATNDTLFEDLERAIRKLGVTHLSMTPTVASLVDPAKVPHVEFLVTAGEAMTEAVARKWAGKLYQGYGPSETTNICSVKRMDADQTIQHLGWTFDNTSAFILERDGMQPVPFGCLGELCFGGDQVAQGYLNMEELTAAKFIHHPTLGRVYRSGDLGRMLPDGSLIFAGRVDEQVKIRGQRVELSEITEAIRQSEHAIDCASLFLHRDELSQGQIISFLVPKQRQSTEFKVLDLNEELIEDVRALYRSLDSQLPAYMVPSTIVPISSLPMTASGKLDRARLTQVFKQLGNDSLAILSHGAELITDDGEWSPVETQIAEAVSRALHVGQKDVRRWTPLTALGLDSISAIELARQLQMGLGRRFPISLILQNPSIAKLARMIPNVGISEPGKFQAVTDLLPKTLVEKLRQRLEMLGKTFTSILPCTPLQEAMLATSSGKGRYLNRMLFRVNGDLARLKQAWNAMCARHDILRTCFVTSDDAAWPILQVVLAQWQPAWHDIDASSSSGIEECISRHAQGVPEALDSLEPAVSFAVIAESEAVYLSFVCHHALYDGVAIERLLFEVEQHVNGFSLPPPPSYEHFLLQSMDLPASTDQFWSQHLAGYEPKLVTNLHSDLAEAASRASSSELGIPLSQIRTRLKELGVSLLGLCQSAWATALGRLFQTDDVCFGSVVNGRSVPVEGIDQLVAPCFNTIPIRMDLSGCRRNLDLMKAFQSLNIELMAYQFTPLRRIQQRGGRRYFDTLLLLQQPPRALDQSLWSLEKDDGEMDLPLVCEVVPDTHIDQLSIKIHTLPSQPLPTGIVDLVLDLFRDAIQNCLRFPGSHAGREDLPQGLAERLNLVHLPRLDGNTAAPEAPDSDSEAWTPTEQSIRTAFATLSSYQPEQIRRHTTMYQLGLDSISAVRIASMLREVGLRVAASDVIEHPTCEKLARLIDTGSHRLRAKVAYDVAKFQAQVLSQVLAQGINLEAVEAVIPCTPLQSSMMAQFIRSGGRDYFNHIDFELADGISAAALEDAWKAVVVAHPILRTTIVPVEHDDCEFALVQYQPAKISPGLAIIPEEMGGTFDLEAWRAQACRTAAEKPDSPPWSVVIAHGERQLTMHLAIHHVIYDAHSLQVVLNDLSKAAAGLTLSPAPATEEVVGDILGQVSTAAESSAEFWKKHAEGVVINGFPVMTSLRQPSRGILAESSTSSISLADLERAASNSGYTVQVILQAAWTRVLSAYLGEDAVVFGVVLSGRNTETTRNAVFPCITTLPVISANNDSNRILLTQMLEYNAGLFSQQHQSLTRIQRWLKCPDAKLFDTLLVYQKLDHGTPVNRPWRVTHESASAEYPVSVEVEPGKDGQLGYRITFFSDVLDKEQGLLLLQQFDAAVQHLALEPRGRESDLFTSRPDLFSVLPPETPEIPTKTKFLHQFVEVQAHKTPHAIALHFVSSFEGEAPVGRMWTYKELNESGNRVARILQPLVETGAVVAVYFDKCPEAYFCILGILKAGCAFVALDPGAPKSRNEFILQDSNASVLVTTKAKEDSLPFRVSVPVVGVDATLLEACDADAPTLTRPLEPVDVCYCLYTSGTTGTPKGCQITHDNAVQCMLAFQHIFAGHWSADSKWLQFASLHFDVSVLEQYWSWSVGITLVAAPRDLILEDLAGTISRLDITHIDLTPSLARLLHPDDVPSLCRGVFITGGESLKQEILDAWGSKRVIYNFYGPTEATIGVTVYPRVPTTGRASNIGRQFINVGSYVLKPGTEEPVLRGGVGELCVSGRLVGKGYLKRDGLTSEKFPTLARFGERVYRTGDLVRVLHDGCFDFLGRADDQVKLRGQRLEIGEINHAIRKGVASVKDVATLVVRNEAQQKDFLVSFIVADGKRTRPEKGDRLQLVEGPEAEELCKCARDACRSRLPGYMVPTYVLQLPFIPLSANNKAELKELRRFFLSLGQDKLVSLSPAVGRSDGILDAIEMKVSEVAAKMQAIDARSITAESNIFELGIDSVSVLRFSRALKKEGFAQASPSLILRHPLIRDLARALKEQRVASRPDLVAAARQYVQACAHKHRSHVCRELGITPAEVEYIAPCSPLQQGMISRSANENAYFNTFRFILDPGVSPERLRAAFQRAVDGLPILRTKFVSTTDGFVQVALRKLAVPWSETSLDTETGAEEVVQTTKTTWIARNWGVVVGQPWEVVLMNGKEERTLVVHIFHGLYDANSFALLLDRIAAEYTAMDSGSRENIVSPPAPSFLEALCHGPLQDFRSAASFWADHLAGTTPFQPVPTHSTNTSAAVSRRTLRFESLDKLRASLAVTHQALVQAAWVSVLARQHAADPTIGIIVSGRNIELDGAERVVGPLFNTLPFHARISGKAGSTWADLIRQCHQYSTAVLAFQHVPLRDVQRWCSGGKPLFDTLFSFQREEQSVTQHRGLWQVVESEPNPDYPLALEATLDSDNSLHLLLVARQERYGPNELSSMMDQVEHALGSMAENPGNAIACSPKRISPGEMDRHAIAESRDTTGFPETRHLSVNGHPEPGFTWTEEALAIRSEMAALAAVNPESVTETTPLFGLGLDSIDIIKLAARLRKRGIEIKPSELMQGQTIQDIVQHLDARGSNIGSLDKRGRPRASAISEATSALRQHVVGRVELAETAIVLPATPLQESMITEMIESDFQRYFNHDILELAPTVDLHKLKDAWKAVIAGSPILRTRFLSVEDPSLKACYCQVIEDEPAVHMSDVLLDSRAELEKVCEGATLRAQKGAGSSDLLQLAFVSVGSDRFLVLSIAHALYDGWSLGLIHQAVQEAYEGRFQPPSMESYLRQVEDKLFPEAPDASAFWSGYLQGAAPTVFPEHEVDSREKRATYRAELTSSFPTPEIVSFCKTNAVTLQTLGQACWAAALAARHGSLDVTFGVVLSCRDTEEMEKLVFPTMNTVPVRSVLHGTISSWLRYMQDNATGLLQYQNFPLREALKLARANGPLFNTLFVQQRTFSSSFQHGRENWMKSVGGSSAVEYPMCVEMEMTENGLVWRIALGISQDAATRILKQLDQLLAYFVRFPAAEVVEFWGKWVSICGQPPVLLRSADDILTTSHTHEPGDGGQEAWSPLEEVIRDVLGEVSGVPAATIRRSNNIYHLGLDSISAIKVGSLLRKKGIAVRVRDMLKAGSITDIARLVTDAQLRPSPTETAIDGTEGTRGSEVPEGLDLPATLRQHGIDRSAVEKVLPASPMQVHMLSVWQNTQGKVFCPSFCLKLSCQCDIHAIDRAWKALVAETPILRTIFLSTNSRSTPILQVVLRPSTLSPGHSSPDGATWHSRTTDNWSQPYNTLRAEKDGDGTWKLRLRIHHALYDAVSLPAIMHRFAALCATHPAETSSTSAVVNWHDALFARWAADHHRASRKQFWTEHLAGAESSFPMLGSQPTPPDKPQSRANGVSLQALFFAAYADFLANATVESGRPRPQRVVFGVYLANRAGLELDEAAGAGAAAYYYPFLRLVPLRVVVPGSSGDGAGNLDDVAAAIQQDLHAISSPVNVEVGLWEVKDWTGITVDSFVNFLGVSGADPRSSTQGDVRLEWVGEPTVDDAELPATPGREGDAFEEERHAREIASNPVRDAFPDAVDVEVSVEGEAMTIGVFGSSQRLGSDGATWVIDQIVKGLNVVN